In Pedobacter heparinus DSM 2366, the following are encoded in one genomic region:
- a CDS encoding TIGR00730 family Rossman fold protein produces MTSEEKIRSAFENKNWQEIKVTDSWQIFKIMAEFVDGFEKLAKIGPCVSIFGSARTAETNKYYEIAVECGRLLTERGYGVITGGGPGIMEAGNKGAHMNGGKSVGLNIDLPFEQFHNKYIDHNKLLEFDYFFIRKVMFMKYSQGFIVLPGGMGTMDELFEAITLIQTGKVARFPIVLVGKEYWGGLVEWIKNTMLQKEHNIHAEDLNLFRLVDTAAEAAEHIFRFYEKYVLKPNF; encoded by the coding sequence ATGACAAGTGAAGAGAAAATAAGAAGTGCTTTTGAGAATAAAAACTGGCAGGAAATAAAAGTTACAGATTCCTGGCAGATCTTTAAAATAATGGCCGAATTTGTGGATGGTTTCGAGAAATTAGCTAAAATTGGACCTTGCGTATCCATATTTGGTTCGGCTAGGACTGCAGAAACGAATAAATATTACGAAATAGCTGTCGAATGTGGTAGATTGTTAACAGAACGTGGGTATGGTGTAATTACCGGCGGTGGTCCCGGTATTATGGAAGCAGGTAATAAAGGTGCCCACATGAATGGGGGTAAATCAGTAGGATTAAATATAGACCTGCCATTTGAACAGTTCCACAACAAATATATTGACCACAATAAATTGCTGGAATTTGATTACTTTTTTATCAGGAAAGTGATGTTCATGAAATACTCTCAGGGCTTTATTGTATTACCTGGAGGAATGGGCACTATGGATGAGCTGTTTGAGGCAATTACGCTGATCCAGACAGGAAAGGTTGCTCGTTTCCCGATCGTGCTGGTTGGAAAGGAATACTGGGGTGGATTGGTAGAATGGATCAAGAATACCATGCTGCAAAAAGAACATAATATTCATGCTGAAGATCTGAATTTATTTCGCCTGGTAGATACAGCCGCTGAGGCTGCTGAACATATTTTCAGGTTCTATGAGAAATATGTATTGAAACCGAATTTCTAA
- a CDS encoding DUF502 domain-containing protein — MNKVGRALLNYLIKGLLIVLPIALSIFIVIWAVTTVDSWLNVNNILGVDPKTGASRNIPGLGLALVVSLILLAGIFVTYFVTEPMYNWFQRLLDKIPLLKFIYSSIKDLTEAFVGDEKKFNNPVLVEVEGDLKRIGFLTQNDLKSINLPGESIVYFPFSYSFAGQVYVVKHEKIKPLNMSAADAMKLVVSGGVSHFG; from the coding sequence ATGAATAAAGTTGGCAGGGCATTACTGAATTATCTGATCAAAGGATTGCTAATCGTACTTCCTATTGCATTAAGCATTTTTATAGTAATATGGGCTGTAACTACGGTGGACAGCTGGTTAAACGTAAATAATATTTTAGGTGTTGATCCCAAAACCGGTGCCAGCCGGAACATACCTGGGCTGGGACTTGCACTTGTAGTTTCACTAATATTACTTGCCGGTATTTTTGTAACCTATTTTGTTACGGAACCTATGTATAATTGGTTTCAACGTTTACTGGATAAAATACCATTATTAAAATTTATTTATTCTTCTATTAAAGACCTTACCGAGGCATTTGTAGGAGACGAGAAAAAGTTTAATAATCCTGTTCTGGTAGAAGTAGAAGGTGATTTAAAGCGGATCGGTTTTCTTACCCAGAATGATCTGAAATCTATCAATCTTCCCGGAGAGTCTATTGTGTACTTTCCTTTCTCTTACTCATTTGCCGGACAGGTTTACGTAGTGAAACATGAGAAAATAAAACCTTTGAATATGAGTGCTGCAGATGCCATGAAGTTGGTGGTATCTGGCGGCGTTAGCCATTTTGGGTGA
- a CDS encoding bifunctional UDP-N-acetylmuramoyl-tripeptide:D-alanyl-D-alanine ligase/alanine racemase has protein sequence MSSLIYNIKHIAGILGIKNFEVQKDAIISKLVIDSRSVIDPDGSLFFALKGQRDGHGFLKDAYANGIRNFVISEAKYTRLFPDANILLVQDVLLALHTIAKYNRNQYDLKVLGITGSNGKTIVKEWLYQLLAADHNIVRSPKSFNSQIGVPLSVWEITAIHTLGIFEAGISKTDEMDALASMIKPNVGILTNVGEAHAEGFVSLKEKLLEKLKLFNDADLFIYAPEYTAGLSTDDLPGKTKFSWSKKQQADLQILFVEPIDGKNYIRADFKGIEIECLIPFSDQASVENGIICWATLLALGYTPEEADKRLEKLTRVSMRLELKNGINQCSVIDDSYSADISSLAIALDFLNLQNQHPKKTLILSDIYETGKTNRVLYTEIAALLKQKHVDRLIGIGTHISESASLFDMEASFYESTQAFIDNFPALHFNNETILVKGARRFEFERISKLIAQKVHDTVMEIDLNALAGNLQFYRSKLLPGVKVMAMVKAFSYGSGSFEIANLLQYHKVDYLAVAYTDEGISLRKAGITLPIMVMSPEPSAFDAIIRYNLEPEIYNIEILQGFIGFLKTDQYPIHLKIDTGMHRLGFEEPDLSDLLKVLTETRKVKVASVFSHLVGSEDGLHDEFTRHQIERFTAMTELISETLHYPFIRHISNTSGISRHPETQLEMVRLGIGLYGFDAALKNNTALQTVAILKTTITQIKHLKPNETVGYGRKGLLPKGGTIATVKIGYADGYSRAFGNGTGRMLIKGKLVPTVGVICMDMCMLDVTGLDVKTGDEVIVFNNELSIAQLATQIGTIPYEILTNVSQRVKRVYFYE, from the coding sequence ATGAGCAGTCTCATTTACAACATCAAACATATTGCAGGTATTCTGGGTATAAAAAACTTTGAAGTACAAAAGGATGCGATCATCAGTAAACTTGTGATTGACAGCAGAAGTGTAATAGATCCGGATGGCTCTTTATTTTTTGCTTTAAAGGGACAAAGAGATGGACATGGATTTTTAAAAGATGCTTATGCCAATGGAATCCGGAACTTTGTGATCAGTGAGGCTAAGTATACCAGATTGTTTCCTGACGCCAATATTTTGCTTGTTCAGGATGTGTTACTCGCTTTACATACCATCGCTAAATATAATCGTAACCAGTATGATTTAAAAGTACTTGGTATAACCGGAAGCAATGGTAAGACCATTGTAAAGGAATGGCTGTATCAATTACTGGCTGCTGATCATAACATTGTACGCAGTCCCAAAAGTTTTAACTCCCAGATAGGTGTACCTCTATCTGTATGGGAAATTACGGCCATACATACACTGGGTATTTTTGAAGCAGGCATTTCCAAAACTGATGAGATGGATGCCTTGGCCAGCATGATCAAACCTAATGTAGGGATTCTGACAAATGTAGGAGAGGCACATGCCGAGGGCTTCGTTTCATTAAAAGAAAAACTGCTCGAAAAATTAAAGCTGTTTAATGATGCTGACTTGTTTATTTATGCTCCTGAATATACAGCAGGATTAAGTACAGATGATTTACCAGGAAAAACCAAGTTCTCCTGGAGCAAAAAACAGCAAGCCGATCTGCAAATCTTATTTGTTGAACCAATTGATGGTAAAAACTATATCCGGGCAGATTTTAAAGGAATAGAAATAGAATGCCTGATCCCATTTAGTGACCAGGCATCTGTAGAAAATGGGATCATCTGCTGGGCTACCCTGCTGGCCTTGGGGTATACACCTGAAGAAGCGGATAAACGTCTGGAAAAGTTGACCAGGGTAAGTATGCGCCTTGAATTAAAAAACGGGATAAACCAATGTTCTGTAATAGATGATTCTTATAGCGCCGATATTTCGTCCCTGGCCATTGCACTTGATTTTCTAAACCTTCAGAACCAGCATCCCAAAAAAACGCTGATCTTGTCTGATATTTATGAAACAGGTAAAACCAATAGGGTACTTTATACTGAAATTGCAGCGCTATTGAAACAAAAGCATGTAGACAGGCTCATTGGTATTGGTACCCATATTAGCGAATCGGCCTCTTTATTTGATATGGAAGCCAGTTTTTATGAAAGTACTCAAGCATTTATTGATAATTTTCCTGCACTCCATTTTAATAACGAAACCATTTTAGTGAAAGGGGCCAGGAGATTTGAATTTGAGCGGATCAGTAAGCTGATTGCACAAAAAGTACACGATACCGTAATGGAAATTGACCTTAATGCATTGGCAGGTAACCTGCAGTTTTACCGCAGTAAACTACTGCCTGGGGTTAAGGTTATGGCTATGGTCAAAGCTTTTTCTTACGGCAGTGGCAGTTTCGAAATAGCCAATTTATTGCAGTACCACAAAGTGGACTATCTGGCTGTTGCCTATACTGATGAAGGCATTTCATTAAGAAAGGCTGGTATAACGCTACCTATTATGGTAATGAGTCCCGAACCTTCTGCTTTTGATGCCATCATCAGGTATAACCTTGAACCCGAAATCTATAACATTGAAATTTTGCAGGGTTTTATTGGCTTTTTGAAAACCGACCAATATCCTATTCATCTGAAAATTGATACCGGAATGCATCGACTGGGATTTGAAGAACCTGATTTATCTGACTTGTTAAAGGTGTTGACTGAAACCAGAAAAGTTAAAGTGGCTTCTGTATTTTCCCATCTTGTGGGAAGTGAAGATGGGCTGCATGATGAATTCACCCGGCATCAGATTGAACGGTTTACAGCCATGACAGAACTGATTAGCGAAACACTGCACTACCCCTTCATCAGGCACATTTCCAATACTTCTGGTATTTCGCGCCATCCTGAAACACAACTGGAGATGGTACGACTTGGAATTGGTCTATATGGTTTTGATGCTGCATTAAAAAACAATACCGCCCTCCAGACAGTTGCTATCCTAAAAACCACCATTACCCAAATAAAGCACCTTAAACCAAATGAAACTGTGGGGTATGGCAGGAAAGGTCTGTTGCCGAAAGGTGGTACAATTGCTACTGTAAAAATTGGTTATGCCGATGGTTACAGTCGTGCCTTTGGAAATGGAACAGGTCGCATGCTGATCAAGGGGAAACTTGTACCCACTGTTGGAGTAATCTGTATGGATATGTGTATGCTGGATGTAACAGGGCTGGATGTGAAAACAGGGGATGAGGTAATTGTGTTTAACAATGAGCTTAGCATTGCTCAACTGGCTACTCAGATCGGAACTATTCCTTATGAAATTCTCACTAATGTATCTCAAAGGGTAAAACGCGTGTATTTTTATGAATAG
- a CDS encoding GNAT family N-acetyltransferase yields the protein MLVYSNLENISTDALLHTFNASFSDYLVKMQLTKEQLERKLMADSIDLKLSAGAYENGKLVGFILHGINKVGNEKIAYNAGTGVIPAKRGHNLTGKMYRYILPFLEKEGVTKCILEVLEKNLPALKTYKAIGYQLKRELVCFKGIPKITGIKGKRIDIHEIKHIDWQEVTSFWDWTPSWQNSIIAMQNLGEHNKIVGIYLKDKLVAYISYNPLNNRIAQFAVHKSHRRKGYGKALFKYVFNVHKAEMSVINIDIDSSSTITFLGSIGLFPYIYQYEMEKNLRSDVLL from the coding sequence ATGTTGGTATATAGCAATTTAGAAAACATTTCGACAGACGCCCTTCTCCATACTTTCAATGCGTCTTTTTCTGATTACCTGGTTAAGATGCAATTGACAAAGGAACAACTGGAACGAAAGTTAATGGCAGATTCTATAGACCTTAAGTTATCGGCAGGGGCTTATGAAAATGGCAAACTTGTTGGCTTTATTTTGCATGGGATTAATAAAGTGGGCAATGAAAAAATTGCCTATAATGCCGGAACAGGTGTAATACCTGCAAAAAGAGGCCATAACCTGACGGGGAAAATGTACCGTTATATTTTACCCTTTCTTGAAAAGGAAGGTGTAACAAAATGCATCCTTGAAGTCCTTGAAAAAAATCTTCCGGCATTAAAAACCTACAAAGCGATCGGCTATCAGCTCAAAAGGGAACTCGTATGCTTTAAAGGCATCCCAAAAATAACAGGGATCAAAGGCAAACGCATAGATATCCATGAAATTAAACATATAGACTGGCAAGAAGTAACGTCTTTCTGGGACTGGACACCATCCTGGCAAAATTCAATCATTGCCATGCAAAATTTGGGTGAGCACAACAAAATCGTTGGTATTTACCTGAAAGATAAGTTAGTTGCCTATATTAGCTACAATCCTTTGAACAACCGGATTGCTCAATTTGCTGTGCATAAATCACATCGTCGTAAAGGTTATGGAAAAGCATTATTTAAATATGTATTTAATGTTCACAAAGCTGAAATGTCTGTTATCAACATAGATATAGATTCCAGCTCGACCATTACATTTTTAGGGTCTATCGGATTATTTCCCTATATCTATCAGTATGAGATGGAAAAGAACTTACGAAGTGACGTGCTGCTGTAA
- a CDS encoding RrF2 family transcriptional regulator produces MKITAQEEYGLRILLRIGRHDHGDGISIPAISEAEGLSGAYVAKLTRILRMAGYINSTPGNKGGYVLAQTAGQININQVMKVLGGALYSKKFCEDYPGTLKLCTNSIDCSIRSLWQMIQFTVDQLLDKVTLQDLISQEQESSLLLESILQQHVTS; encoded by the coding sequence ATGAAAATTACTGCACAGGAAGAATATGGATTAAGAATTTTGCTCCGTATTGGAAGACATGACCATGGGGATGGAATCAGCATTCCGGCTATTAGTGAAGCCGAAGGCTTATCTGGGGCTTATGTAGCCAAACTAACCCGTATTTTGCGCATGGCGGGCTATATCAATAGCACACCTGGCAATAAAGGCGGGTATGTACTGGCACAGACCGCTGGACAGATCAATATTAATCAGGTAATGAAAGTATTGGGTGGCGCACTTTACAGTAAAAAGTTTTGTGAAGATTATCCCGGTACTTTAAAATTATGCACAAACTCTATAGATTGTTCTATAAGGTCTTTATGGCAAATGATCCAGTTTACTGTTGATCAGCTGCTGGATAAAGTTACATTACAGGACCTGATCAGTCAGGAGCAGGAATCAAGTTTATTACTTGAATCAATTTTACAGCAGCACGTCACTTCGTAA
- a CDS encoding SUF system Fe-S cluster assembly protein has translation MDKEALKQKVIDCLQTIYDPEIPVNIYELGLIYETEILPPLNNVQIVMTLTAPGCPAAQSIPLEVEQKVKEIDGINEVTVEVTWDPPWNRDMMSETARLELGMM, from the coding sequence ATGGATAAAGAAGCGTTAAAACAAAAAGTAATCGATTGTTTGCAAACTATATATGATCCTGAAATACCGGTAAACATATATGAGCTGGGGCTGATTTACGAAACGGAAATCCTGCCACCACTTAATAATGTGCAGATTGTGATGACACTTACTGCGCCTGGTTGTCCTGCCGCACAAAGCATTCCGCTTGAAGTTGAACAGAAAGTAAAAGAAATTGATGGGATAAACGAAGTTACTGTAGAGGTAACATGGGACCCACCATGGAACAGGGATATGATGTCTGAAACGGCGCGTTTAGAACTGGGAATGATGTGA
- a CDS encoding SufE family protein, with product MEQRSIPEIEREIVEDFALFDSWEDKYEYIIDLGKKLAELADQYKIEENKIKGCQSTVWLKAFYNDGKVHFKADSDAVIVKGLISMLIKVLSGHTPEEILNARMDFIGEIGMMTHLAQTRSNGLLAMIKQMKNYALAYKIMQGTKNE from the coding sequence ATGGAGCAGAGATCAATACCTGAAATTGAAAGGGAAATTGTTGAGGATTTTGCACTTTTTGACAGCTGGGAAGATAAATATGAATACATTATTGACCTGGGTAAAAAGCTGGCAGAACTGGCAGACCAGTATAAAATAGAAGAAAACAAGATCAAAGGTTGCCAGTCTACTGTTTGGCTTAAGGCCTTTTACAATGATGGTAAAGTGCATTTTAAAGCAGATAGTGATGCTGTAATTGTGAAAGGCCTGATTAGTATGTTGATTAAAGTTTTATCCGGGCATACCCCTGAAGAAATTTTAAATGCCAGAATGGACTTTATCGGGGAAATCGGAATGATGACGCATCTGGCCCAAACCCGCTCCAATGGTTTGCTGGCTATGATTAAACAAATGAAGAATTATGCCCTGGCTTATAAAATAATGCAGGGCACAAAAAATGAATAG
- a CDS encoding cysteine desulfurase gives MVLTDIRQQFPILSRMVKGKPLVYFDNAATSQKPQQVIDALTHYYSFYNANIHRGIHTLAEEATMAYEATREAVRDFVGADATEEIIFTKGTTEAINLVAYTWGRQNITAGDEIIISGMEHHSNIVPWQILCEEKKAFLKVIPVTDEGELSIEAYKELLGSKTKLVAVVHVSNSLGTINHVNEIITAAHLVGAKVLIDGAQSAVHLDIDVQKMDCDFFAFSGHKVYGPTGVGVLYGKRELLEDMPVFQGGGEMIKDVTFEQTTYNDLPYKYEAGTPNIADTIALKTALDFITAVGKDKIRVHEANLLAYATAHLKTIPDLSIIGEAKDKAGLVSFVVKGIHPQDIGVLLDNMGIAVRTGHHCTQPLMKRFGIPGTVRASFAMYNQPEEIDVLITGLHKTIKMLT, from the coding sequence ATGGTACTAACGGATATAAGACAGCAGTTCCCCATATTATCGAGGATGGTGAAAGGTAAACCACTGGTTTATTTCGACAATGCTGCTACCTCGCAAAAGCCGCAACAGGTAATTGATGCATTGACGCATTATTATTCGTTTTACAATGCCAATATACACCGCGGCATACATACGCTTGCTGAAGAGGCGACAATGGCTTATGAAGCTACCCGTGAGGCTGTTAGGGATTTTGTTGGTGCAGATGCTACTGAAGAGATCATTTTTACCAAAGGAACAACAGAGGCCATAAACCTGGTTGCTTATACCTGGGGCAGACAAAACATTACTGCAGGGGACGAGATCATTATATCCGGCATGGAACATCATTCGAATATTGTTCCCTGGCAAATACTATGTGAAGAGAAAAAGGCTTTCCTGAAAGTAATTCCTGTTACAGATGAGGGAGAACTTTCCATAGAAGCTTATAAAGAATTACTGGGCTCGAAAACAAAACTGGTAGCTGTTGTTCATGTATCTAATTCGTTGGGTACCATAAATCATGTGAACGAAATTATCACTGCTGCACATCTTGTTGGTGCCAAAGTGCTGATAGATGGGGCCCAATCTGCAGTCCACCTGGATATCGATGTTCAGAAAATGGATTGTGATTTTTTTGCTTTTTCCGGCCATAAGGTATATGGCCCTACAGGGGTTGGTGTACTGTATGGTAAACGCGAATTGTTGGAGGATATGCCTGTTTTTCAAGGTGGTGGGGAAATGATCAAAGATGTTACATTTGAGCAGACTACTTATAATGACCTGCCTTATAAATATGAAGCGGGTACACCAAATATTGCAGATACAATTGCTTTAAAAACAGCATTGGATTTTATTACTGCAGTTGGAAAAGATAAGATCAGGGTACATGAAGCTAATTTACTGGCCTACGCAACAGCTCATTTAAAAACCATTCCGGATTTGAGCATCATTGGCGAAGCCAAAGACAAAGCGGGTCTGGTGTCTTTTGTTGTTAAAGGTATACATCCACAGGATATTGGGGTATTGCTCGATAATATGGGTATAGCTGTTAGAACAGGACATCATTGTACGCAACCATTGATGAAACGCTTTGGTATCCCTGGTACGGTAAGGGCATCCTTTGCAATGTATAACCAACCGGAAGAAATAGATGTGCTGATTACCGGACTGCACAAAACTATAAAAATGCTAACGTAA
- the sufD gene encoding Fe-S cluster assembly protein SufD, which produces MNDLTYFKEQFKQSQSVNADDSIAVVRKNNFDAFNKIGLPTFHTEEWKYTGISNLFDREYNLTSAVLESTVTVADVDAIRLPGHKTANELVFVNGHFNTALSNIRSSETELTVQPLTEAAQGTYKTIVAAHLNKSSTYIKDGVHALNGAFIAGGVFVYLHKGKLPEHPLYIYHILDGRAEHILAQPRSLVYVDESSTLKLTEVYASVGTSDTFCNEVMELVVEKNAYVEYYKIQNDRANASQVSTTHITQIGRSYVHTVTITLSGNIVRNNMNLVLDAPGNEAHLYGLYLLKGKTHADNHTLIDNRQANCFSNQFYKGIAADFSTAVFNGRIMVQPDAQKTNAYQSNKNILLSDNATINTKPQLEIFADDVKCSHGCTVGQLDEEALFYLRARGIPKAKAEVLLLQAYATDILDQIKSEPLRKYVEKLIYKHLSLQ; this is translated from the coding sequence ATGAATGATTTAACCTATTTCAAAGAACAATTTAAACAGTCTCAGTCTGTAAATGCGGATGATAGCATTGCCGTTGTCAGAAAAAATAATTTTGATGCTTTTAATAAAATTGGCTTGCCTACATTTCATACAGAGGAATGGAAGTATACCGGCATCAGCAATCTTTTTGACAGGGAATATAACCTTACATCCGCTGTGTTGGAAAGCACTGTTACTGTTGCCGATGTAGACGCTATTCGTTTACCTGGCCATAAAACAGCAAATGAACTGGTTTTTGTAAACGGTCATTTTAATACGGCTTTGTCCAATATCCGTTCATCCGAGACAGAATTGACTGTGCAGCCTTTAACAGAGGCGGCCCAGGGCACTTATAAAACCATAGTTGCTGCTCATTTAAATAAAAGCAGTACTTATATAAAAGACGGAGTTCACGCCCTGAATGGTGCTTTTATAGCGGGTGGTGTTTTTGTATACCTCCATAAAGGCAAATTGCCTGAACATCCGCTATATATATATCATATTTTAGATGGAAGAGCAGAACATATCCTGGCCCAGCCACGTAGCCTTGTTTATGTGGATGAAAGCAGTACGTTAAAACTAACAGAAGTATATGCTTCAGTAGGTACGTCCGATACTTTTTGTAACGAGGTAATGGAACTAGTGGTGGAGAAAAATGCCTATGTGGAATATTATAAAATACAGAATGATAGGGCAAATGCCAGTCAGGTAAGCACTACGCATATTACCCAGATTGGACGAAGTTATGTACATACAGTAACGATAACGCTTAGTGGTAACATTGTACGCAACAATATGAACCTGGTACTGGATGCTCCGGGCAATGAGGCGCATTTATATGGTTTATACCTTTTAAAAGGAAAAACACATGCTGATAATCATACGCTGATAGACAACAGGCAAGCAAATTGCTTTAGCAATCAGTTTTATAAAGGGATTGCTGCTGATTTTTCGACTGCTGTATTTAATGGAAGGATCATGGTACAACCTGATGCTCAGAAAACCAATGCCTATCAGTCCAATAAAAACATTCTGTTGTCCGATAATGCTACGATAAATACTAAACCCCAGCTGGAAATTTTTGCTGATGATGTAAAATGTTCGCATGGTTGTACAGTTGGGCAGCTGGACGAAGAAGCCTTGTTTTATTTAAGGGCAAGAGGCATTCCCAAAGCAAAGGCCGAAGTATTGCTTTTGCAGGCTTATGCAACAGACATACTAGACCAGATCAAATCCGAGCCTTTACGTAAGTATGTAGAAAAACTAATTTACAAACATTTATCTCTTCAATAA
- the sufC gene encoding Fe-S cluster assembly ATPase SufC, with amino-acid sequence MLSIKNIHANVEGKEILKGINLEIKAGEVHAIMGPNGSGKSTLASVLAGREQYEVTEGEVSFLEKDLLELSPEDRAREGLFLAFQYPIEIPGVSTTNFIKAAVNEKRKYHGLEPLDAVTFLKMMKEKMALVEIDQSLLSRSINEGFSGGEKKRNEIFQMAMLEPKLAILDETDSGLDIDALRIVANGINKLHSPDRAVLVITHYQRLLDYIQPDFVHVLYNGRIVKSGTKELALELEEKGYDFITDEVNLTAL; translated from the coding sequence ATGTTGTCAATTAAGAATATACACGCAAACGTAGAAGGTAAAGAGATATTAAAAGGAATTAACCTTGAAATAAAAGCAGGCGAAGTGCATGCCATTATGGGGCCTAATGGCTCTGGCAAAAGTACGCTTGCTTCTGTTTTGGCCGGTAGAGAGCAATATGAGGTAACCGAGGGTGAAGTAAGCTTTCTTGAAAAAGACCTGCTTGAACTATCGCCTGAAGATAGGGCAAGAGAGGGACTTTTTCTGGCTTTTCAATATCCGATTGAAATACCTGGCGTAAGTACCACCAATTTTATTAAAGCCGCAGTAAATGAAAAGCGAAAATACCACGGGCTTGAGCCTCTGGATGCAGTGACCTTTTTAAAAATGATGAAAGAGAAGATGGCGCTGGTAGAAATTGATCAATCTCTTTTAAGCCGTTCAATTAACGAAGGCTTTTCCGGTGGGGAAAAAAAACGCAATGAGATTTTTCAGATGGCCATGCTTGAACCGAAACTAGCAATACTGGACGAAACCGATTCAGGCCTCGATATTGATGCCTTGCGAATTGTAGCCAATGGCATCAATAAGCTGCATAGTCCGGATCGTGCGGTATTGGTGATCACACATTATCAGCGTTTGCTGGATTACATTCAGCCCGACTTTGTGCATGTGCTGTACAATGGACGTATTGTTAAGTCGGGTACCAAAGAACTGGCCCTGGAACTGGAAGAGAAAGGCTATGATTTTATTACTGACGAGGTTAACCTGACTGCGTTATAA
- the sufB gene encoding Fe-S cluster assembly protein SufB: MKEQQDAIDHAVLNEYKYGFVTEIDTDAIPKGLNEDVIRLISNKKNEPEWMLEWRLKAYKYWLSMEEPTWPNVKYPPINYQDIIYYAAPKPKKQLNSLDEVDPELLSTFEKLGISISEQKRLSGVAIDVVMDSVSIATSFKEQLSEIGVIFCSISEAIQLHPELVKKYLGSVVPMTDNYFAALNSAVFTDGSFCFIPKGVRCPMELSTYFRINTENSGQFERTLIVAEDESYVSYLEGCTAPMRDENQLHAAVVELIAMEKAEIKYSTVQNWYPGDKDGKGGIYNFVTKRGICKGNHSKISWTQVETGSAITWKYPSVILKGDNSIGEFYSVAFTNNHQQADTGTKMIHLGKNTRSRIVAKGISAGHSQNSYRGLVRTSKQALNARNYSQCDSLLLGDKCGAHTFPYIEVKNKSAIVEHEATTSKIGEDQLFYCRQRGIDPEAAVALIVNGFAKEVMNQLPMEFAIEAQKLLAISMEGSVG; this comes from the coding sequence ATGAAAGAACAACAAGATGCAATTGACCATGCCGTATTAAACGAGTACAAATACGGTTTTGTGACGGAGATAGATACAGATGCCATTCCTAAAGGATTAAATGAGGATGTGATCCGGCTCATTTCCAATAAAAAAAACGAACCGGAATGGATGCTGGAATGGAGACTTAAAGCCTATAAATATTGGCTAAGCATGGAAGAGCCCACCTGGCCCAATGTAAAATATCCACCCATCAATTATCAGGACATCATTTATTATGCAGCCCCTAAGCCTAAAAAGCAGTTGAACAGTCTGGATGAAGTAGATCCCGAACTGCTCAGTACATTTGAAAAGCTGGGTATTTCTATCAGCGAACAGAAGCGCCTGAGCGGTGTGGCTATAGATGTAGTGATGGACAGTGTTTCTATTGCTACTTCTTTTAAAGAACAATTATCAGAAATAGGCGTTATTTTTTGCTCGATCAGTGAAGCCATACAACTACATCCCGAACTGGTAAAAAAATATCTTGGTTCTGTAGTACCTATGACGGATAATTATTTTGCGGCATTAAATTCTGCAGTATTTACTGATGGGTCTTTTTGCTTTATTCCTAAAGGTGTGCGCTGCCCGATGGAACTTTCTACTTATTTCCGTATCAACACAGAAAACAGCGGACAGTTTGAACGCACACTTATTGTTGCCGAAGATGAAAGTTATGTAAGTTATCTGGAAGGCTGTACGGCCCCTATGCGCGATGAAAACCAATTGCATGCTGCTGTTGTAGAGTTGATAGCTATGGAAAAAGCAGAGATTAAATATTCTACCGTACAAAACTGGTATCCTGGCGATAAAGATGGTAAAGGCGGCATTTATAATTTTGTAACTAAACGTGGCATTTGTAAAGGTAACCATTCAAAAATCTCCTGGACACAGGTCGAAACCGGTTCTGCCATTACCTGGAAATACCCAAGTGTGATCTTAAAAGGTGACAATTCTATTGGAGAATTTTATTCAGTAGCCTTTACCAACAATCACCAGCAGGCCGATACCGGTACAAAAATGATCCACCTGGGTAAAAACACCAGGAGCAGGATCGTAGCCAAGGGCATTTCGGCAGGGCATAGTCAGAACAGTTACCGTGGACTGGTAAGAACCAGTAAGCAGGCTTTGAATGCACGTAATTATTCGCAATGCGATTCCTTATTACTTGGTGATAAATGTGGGGCACATACCTTTCCTTATATAGAAGTAAAAAACAAATCAGCTATTGTAGAGCATGAAGCTACCACTTCTAAAATTGGTGAGGATCAACTTTTTTATTGCAGGCAAAGAGGGATAGATCCTGAAGCTGCAGTAGCGCTTATTGTGAATGGATTTGCAAAAGAAGTAATGAACCAGCTACCTATGGAATTTGCTATTGAAGCACAAAAGCTGCTTGCCATTAGCATGGAAGGTAGCGTAGGATAA